From one Streptomyces sp. NBC_01478 genomic stretch:
- a CDS encoding helix-turn-helix domain-containing protein produces MAGQKDLDPSSSPRALLGAELRHAREKAGLSQEELGQRLFVSGSFIGQLESGTRRMLPEYARMLDVELGTGDFFARNCGAAAKSQYPEHFAEAAEAETSATEIREYTPLLIPGLLQTPAYARAVCRAYQPTAPDEAIEELVTARIERTRILDDPTEPLLWAIVDEAALRRVTGGPAVMAEALSRVLGLIRQSRVIVQVMPFEAGAHPGMEGSIKLMDFNDAPPLVYFEGVGTGRLEDDPTTVRQHRRNYEFLAACALSPENSLALLEAMAQDYAHEEQP; encoded by the coding sequence GTGGCAGGACAGAAGGACCTCGACCCGTCGTCATCACCACGTGCCCTGCTCGGCGCCGAACTCCGTCACGCCCGCGAGAAGGCGGGGCTCAGCCAGGAGGAGTTGGGGCAACGGCTGTTCGTGAGCGGGTCGTTCATCGGGCAGTTGGAGTCGGGGACGCGGCGGATGTTGCCGGAGTACGCGCGGATGCTGGACGTGGAGTTGGGGACGGGGGACTTCTTCGCGCGGAACTGTGGGGCGGCGGCGAAGTCCCAGTACCCCGAGCACTTCGCGGAGGCAGCGGAGGCGGAAACGTCGGCTACGGAGATCCGCGAGTACACGCCTCTCCTGATCCCCGGTTTGCTTCAAACACCGGCATACGCAAGGGCGGTGTGCCGCGCCTACCAGCCAACGGCTCCGGACGAGGCGATCGAGGAGTTGGTGACGGCTCGAATCGAACGGACCCGAATCCTCGACGACCCAACAGAGCCGCTGTTGTGGGCAATCGTCGACGAGGCGGCGCTGCGCCGGGTGACGGGCGGACCTGCGGTGATGGCAGAGGCCCTGAGCCGTGTCCTCGGCCTGATCCGCCAAAGCCGGGTCATCGTGCAGGTGATGCCGTTCGAGGCGGGAGCGCACCCAGGCATGGAGGGCTCCATCAAACTGATGGACTTCAACGACGCCCCTCCGCTGGTCTACTTCGAGGGAGTTGGCACCGGACGACTGGAGGACGACCCGACCACCGTCAGGCAGCATCGCCGCAACTACGAATTCCTGGCGGCCTGTGCCCTCTCCCCAGAGAACTCCCTGGCTCTGCTCGAAGCAATGGCGCAGGATTACGCGCATGAGGAACAACCCTGA
- a CDS encoding DUF397 domain-containing protein has product MRNNPEYNLDTATWHRSSYSGGSGGNCLEVADGHSALIPVRDSKNPHGPKLVFQAAAWSTFVEDLKRT; this is encoded by the coding sequence ATGAGGAACAACCCTGAGTACAACCTGGACACAGCTACCTGGCACAGGTCCAGCTACAGCGGCGGCAGCGGAGGCAACTGCCTCGAAGTCGCCGACGGCCACTCCGCCCTCATCCCCGTCCGGGACTCCAAGAACCCCCACGGCCCCAAACTCGTCTTCCAGGCCGCCGCCTGGTCCACGTTCGTCGAAGACCTCAAGCGCACCTGA
- a CDS encoding DUF397 domain-containing protein — protein sequence MRNSPDPDLSAATWHKSSYSGGNCLEVARWRKSTYSGGSGDNCLEVADGHPALIPVRDSKNPHGPKLVFQAAAWSDFVEDLKHPK from the coding sequence ATGAGGAACAGCCCTGATCCCGACCTGAGCGCGGCCACCTGGCACAAGTCCAGCTACAGCGGCGGCAACTGCCTCGAAGTCGCCCGCTGGCGCAAGTCGACGTACAGCGGCGGCAGCGGCGACAACTGCCTCGAAGTCGCCGACGGCCACCCCGCCCTCATCCCCGTCCGAGACTCCAAGAACCCCCACGGCCCGAAGCTCGTCTTCCAGGCCGCCGCCTGGTCGGACTTCGTCGAAGACCTCAAGCACCCCAAGTAG
- a CDS encoding SCO4225 family membrane protein produces the protein MPLPSRPRQLLALATDNWPARAYLAVVGLSVAAMFVVPESPVAASSFILTAPLSFLGAALPFGPGTEGPAQALAVGSWAVWLLVCALVNAAVVGTLVKRSATTTAPKSTAPASRARSRARTLLAPAVDNWLARGYLALVAAALTFFLYAVYVSPDPGFAAVWPVMTTAPFGMLAFLVSFPAESGPLAWLSPLLFTAATALCGLGNAVLLGRLVHRLRAHEAHPAT, from the coding sequence ATGCCGCTTCCCTCCCGCCCGCGCCAGCTCCTCGCGCTCGCCACGGACAACTGGCCGGCCCGGGCCTACCTGGCCGTCGTAGGCCTCTCCGTCGCGGCGATGTTCGTCGTCCCGGAAAGCCCGGTCGCCGCAAGCTCGTTCATCCTCACGGCACCCCTCTCGTTCCTGGGCGCGGCCCTCCCCTTCGGCCCGGGCACCGAGGGGCCGGCCCAGGCGCTGGCGGTCGGCTCCTGGGCCGTATGGCTTCTGGTGTGCGCCCTCGTGAACGCGGCCGTGGTCGGCACCCTGGTGAAGAGATCCGCGACGACCACCGCGCCGAAGAGCACGGCCCCGGCGTCTCGCGCCCGCTCTCGCGCCCGCACCCTGCTCGCACCCGCCGTGGACAACTGGCTCGCGCGTGGGTATCTCGCCCTGGTCGCCGCGGCGTTGACGTTCTTCCTGTACGCCGTGTACGTGTCGCCGGACCCGGGTTTCGCCGCCGTCTGGCCGGTCATGACGACGGCCCCCTTCGGCATGCTCGCCTTCCTCGTGTCGTTCCCGGCGGAGTCCGGCCCCCTCGCCTGGCTGAGCCCGCTGCTCTTCACCGCCGCCACGGCCCTGTGCGGGCTGGGCAACGCCGTGCTGCTCGGCCGGCTCGTCCACCGGCTCCGGGCGCACGAGGCGCACCCGGCCACCTGA
- a CDS encoding metallophosphoesterase, with product MKILHLSDTHLERTDAPNRHGVDATDSLRLMLAELRHQRGVDAIVVTGDLANDGAVEAYTAVRELVGGFARRIGGVPVFYTTGNHDEREAFGKVLGSGHLAADGTDRVVSAVFPVEFACAAVSDVGGYRFITLDSLVPGKVYGRLSGAQLDWLKEELSTPFGNGTVLAFHHPPIALDVPTQQAFGLRNPGELADAIRGSDVRVVLTGHFHLQLFGFLEATPVWVTPGVVNRIDLTTAYGTERAVRGASASRVELGGETGPMFHTFHARDPRAHETVYQLDAERTRLIIEREQEQQPEPEPEPEPEREGEGEREGD from the coding sequence ATGAAGATTCTCCACCTGTCCGACACCCACCTGGAACGCACCGACGCCCCCAATCGCCACGGCGTCGACGCGACCGACTCCCTGCGGCTGATGCTCGCCGAACTGCGGCACCAGCGCGGGGTGGACGCGATCGTCGTCACCGGGGACCTCGCCAACGACGGGGCGGTGGAGGCGTATACGGCCGTGCGGGAGCTGGTCGGAGGCTTCGCGCGGAGGATCGGCGGGGTGCCGGTCTTCTACACGACCGGGAACCATGACGAACGCGAGGCGTTCGGGAAGGTGTTGGGGAGCGGGCACCTGGCCGCCGACGGCACGGACCGGGTCGTGTCCGCCGTGTTTCCCGTGGAGTTCGCGTGCGCGGCCGTGAGTGACGTGGGCGGGTACCGGTTCATCACGCTCGACTCACTGGTGCCGGGGAAGGTGTACGGGCGGCTGAGCGGGGCCCAACTGGACTGGTTGAAGGAGGAGTTGAGCACGCCGTTCGGGAACGGCACCGTCCTCGCCTTCCACCATCCGCCGATCGCCCTCGACGTGCCGACCCAACAGGCCTTCGGGCTGCGGAATCCCGGGGAGCTGGCGGACGCGATCCGGGGGAGTGACGTACGGGTCGTCCTCACCGGGCACTTCCACCTCCAGCTCTTCGGCTTCCTGGAGGCGACGCCGGTGTGGGTCACGCCGGGGGTCGTCAACCGGATCGACCTGACGACCGCGTACGGCACCGAGCGGGCGGTGCGCGGCGCCTCGGCCTCGCGGGTCGAACTGGGCGGTGAGACCGGGCCGATGTTCCACACCTTCCACGCACGGGACCCACGGGCACACGAGACCGTGTACCAACTGGACGCGGAACGGACCCGGTTGATCATCGAACGGGAACAGGAACAGCAACCGGAACCGGAACCGGAACCGGAACCGGAACGGGAAGGGGAAGGGGAACGGGAGGGCGACTAG
- a CDS encoding GNAT family N-acetyltransferase, giving the protein MTSASRVATVADLDAIVATFTSAFLYDPVWGPAFPDERRRAGQAAVMWRVYAGSALRYPWTLVTPEAEAAAVFIPPGGVELTEEEAAGLEGRLAAVTDAGAARAIMLVGEQFEAAHPADPFFYLTILGTHADHRGKGLGMRLLADGLARVDALGAPVYLESTNPANNKRYESVGFAARDEIVIAGGQVVTTMWRPPATR; this is encoded by the coding sequence ATGACCTCTGCCTCCCGCGTGGCGACCGTCGCCGATCTGGACGCCATCGTCGCGACCTTCACCAGCGCCTTCCTGTACGACCCGGTGTGGGGGCCCGCGTTTCCGGACGAGCGGCGGCGGGCCGGGCAGGCGGCCGTGATGTGGCGGGTCTACGCCGGTTCCGCGCTGCGCTACCCGTGGACGCTGGTGACGCCGGAGGCGGAGGCCGCGGCGGTCTTCATTCCGCCGGGCGGGGTCGAGTTGACCGAGGAGGAGGCAGCCGGCCTTGAGGGGCGGCTGGCCGCGGTCACGGATGCGGGGGCGGCCCGCGCGATCATGCTGGTGGGGGAGCAGTTCGAGGCGGCGCACCCCGCCGATCCGTTCTTCTACCTGACGATCCTCGGCACGCACGCCGACCACCGGGGCAAGGGGCTGGGGATGCGGCTGCTGGCCGACGGGCTCGCCCGGGTCGACGCGCTCGGCGCTCCCGTGTATCTGGAGTCGACCAACCCCGCCAACAACAAGCGGTACGAGAGCGTCGGTTTCGCGGCGCGCGACGAGATCGTCATCGCCGGCGGTCAGGTGGTCACGACGATGTGGCGGCCGCCGGCCACGCGCTGA
- a CDS encoding DNRLRE domain-containing protein, with amino-acid sequence MAAVLAAEAALVSLETGAAFAADSDTTTVTAVADTKSAASSADSVDAALLMARLRNRKIEVLSERTADSTTYALPSGELQTSTYAGPIRQQVAGGTWRDIDTSLSDTGASLEPDVAAADIAVSDGGDTALVSVDKGSTSFGLGWESKLPTPTVKDDTASYDLGDDQTLTVTALAQGFSQNIVLDAKPDSAPVYRIPMQLKGLELSVADSGHLLLKNAAGKLVAEAPAPMMWDSSKNKASGESKHQAKVTTKVETADDGTQTLVLTPDADYFTQDLTYPVTVDPTSTLAVTTDTWVQTPDYTDSQVSSTELKSGTYDAGSDVARSYLKFDVSKFAGKHITDTNLALYSYYASTCATTGAGTQVRRITSTWSSSDITWAAQPTTTTTGAVTNTAALGYSTSCPAGTMNFDIDTIVQAWADGSTNYGLQLRGASETDSLTWRRFRSANYVSGDGSAEPHLTVTYNSYPSTPSSTAISPSQVNAYNGKRYVTSLTPTLSAKVTDSDGSATKGQFEVTADPAYADTTYTYTATSASVASGATAKLAIPSASAIPAGVHLRYRVRAYDGTDYGSWTGYTTFVMNTGLPVAPTVTCATYTQNGWTAKAGAADTCTIDTSSTDGAGYYWGLDNSSVPNKKLDTTNGNGGDAATVSVDPANGWHTLYARTVDSGGNLSAATTAYSFGVGADGAAVLSPAAGDTTARRLTLAAKGLTTYTGVTWQYRRGETDTWHTVPVGDVTASGAAVSAWPVAVSSGTATKLVWNTVSSLSEDGAIQLRAAFTDGTTTGYSQTVEATLDRDAGTAPSAEVGPGEVNQLTGDYTLDATDATAFDATVDRTYSSRANSTDTEGQAEIFGSGWTSSVTGAASDYTQLRKTSDTSVELLSADGSAIAFTAASGSAWKPQSGAEDLTLSGTLSGTKFTLTDTDADTTVFAKAATAATTWTLSSSATAVDDTTVTTVSETVTSGTTTLARPKYVISPTGAVTAATCQATPATKGCRVLEFVYADTTTATDSALGDYKGQVKAVKLWATDPGASAATAETLATYAYGSSGKLRQVWDPRISPALKTEYTYDSDGRVATLTKPGELPWTFTYGKAGSALTAGAGMLLKTSRPALAEGSNSTTSGTAATTVVYDVPLSGTTAPYQMDATTVATWAQDEAPTDATAVFPADSVPSSSTGSDLTSSAYDRATITYVNANGEETNTASPGGSITTTEYDTYGNTVSELTAANRELALSSSADALADLGLTGLSTVDRAQRLATVSAYSADGTRLTDNYGPLHEITLAEELTGSTTESTLAAGTVIPARAHTAYTYDENKPSDAAVSNLVTSTVTGAAVDGYATDADTGTVTTTYDWSTGQEKATGGGGATEPVTTYDDAGRVATTRTAGSTGSDAATLTYTYYSASAIGTCASTEWDGLLCRTAPAAAITGGGSNPTEAVGTVYTYDRWGRIATKAETANSVTRTTTNTVDAAGRPTRTAVTGGTGVTTPATTITYDEANGQIATQTSNSQTIAYGYDDLGRQTSYADGAGNTATTAYDLLDRPVKATDSVPSTVTYAYSTAGRLKTLTDSVAGTFTGTYDADGTLVSETLPGSYALTLTTDPAGQETGRAYTTSDGTTVVSDSAGYTVDGHQAGHTRTDGSTTQTDYTYDSSGRLTLAADTTGSGCTTRAYTFDANSNRTALTTSSDDCDSSTSDTTANTTSYTYDSANRLVNSGYVYDAFGRTTTSGSTTLAYYTNDLVASETVGTSRNTWTLDAAGRLAVRAAQTQGTDSTWTTGSSTVNHYGCGCDSPTWTKTGDTVSRNVKDLTGGLTATTTATGATVLQLADIHGDITVQQPLDTTVAGTVQHYDEYGNALDDTASVTYGWLGSQQRSGATLSGYTLMGARVYDPATGRFLQSDPVYGGNANPYAYPTDPVNMYDLDGRMGFWKWLACIGAILGFILQFTPAGMTAKLVTAVRLARAREWAKIVTAFKRFFRGLRVKNSALRTIVYAIMGVSAIKEACY; translated from the coding sequence GTGGCCGCCGTGCTGGCGGCGGAAGCGGCACTGGTGTCGCTGGAGACGGGAGCGGCCTTCGCGGCCGACTCGGACACCACGACCGTGACCGCCGTGGCGGACACCAAGTCGGCTGCCTCGTCGGCGGATTCGGTGGACGCGGCGCTGCTCATGGCGCGGTTGCGGAACCGGAAGATCGAGGTGCTGTCGGAGCGGACGGCGGACTCGACGACGTACGCGCTGCCGAGCGGTGAGCTGCAGACGTCGACGTACGCGGGGCCGATCCGGCAGCAGGTGGCCGGCGGCACGTGGCGGGACATCGACACCTCGCTGTCGGACACGGGCGCGTCGCTGGAACCGGACGTGGCCGCGGCCGACATCGCGGTCTCCGACGGCGGTGACACCGCGCTGGTGTCGGTCGACAAGGGAAGCACGTCGTTCGGCCTGGGCTGGGAGTCCAAGCTGCCGACGCCGACCGTGAAGGACGACACCGCCTCCTACGACCTGGGCGACGACCAGACCCTGACGGTCACCGCGCTGGCCCAGGGCTTCAGCCAGAACATCGTCCTGGACGCCAAGCCCGACAGCGCCCCGGTGTACCGAATCCCCATGCAGCTCAAGGGACTTGAGCTGTCGGTCGCCGACTCCGGCCATCTGCTGCTGAAGAACGCCGCCGGCAAGTTGGTGGCGGAAGCCCCCGCGCCGATGATGTGGGACTCCTCCAAGAACAAGGCCTCCGGCGAATCCAAACACCAGGCGAAGGTCACCACGAAGGTGGAGACCGCCGACGACGGCACCCAGACCCTGGTCCTGACCCCGGACGCGGACTACTTCACCCAGGACCTGACCTACCCGGTCACCGTCGACCCGACCTCGACCCTCGCCGTCACCACCGACACCTGGGTGCAGACCCCGGACTACACCGACTCCCAGGTCTCCTCGACCGAGTTGAAGTCGGGCACGTACGACGCGGGCAGCGATGTGGCGCGCTCGTACCTGAAGTTCGACGTGTCGAAGTTCGCCGGCAAGCACATCACCGACACGAACCTCGCCCTGTACTCGTACTACGCCTCGACCTGTGCCACCACCGGCGCGGGCACCCAGGTCCGGCGGATCACGTCCACCTGGTCGTCGTCGGACATCACCTGGGCCGCCCAGCCCACCACCACGACCACCGGCGCGGTGACCAACACCGCCGCGCTGGGCTACAGCACCTCCTGCCCCGCGGGCACGATGAACTTCGACATCGACACCATCGTGCAGGCCTGGGCCGACGGTTCGACCAACTACGGCCTGCAACTGCGCGGCGCCAGCGAGACCGACTCCCTGACCTGGCGGCGCTTCCGCTCCGCCAACTACGTCTCCGGCGACGGCTCGGCCGAGCCGCACCTGACGGTGACGTACAACTCGTATCCCTCGACGCCCAGTTCGACGGCGATCTCGCCCTCGCAGGTCAACGCCTACAACGGCAAGAGGTACGTCACCTCCCTGACCCCGACCCTCTCCGCGAAGGTCACCGACTCCGACGGGTCGGCCACGAAGGGGCAGTTCGAGGTCACGGCGGACCCGGCGTACGCGGACACCACGTACACGTACACCGCCACGTCCGCCTCGGTCGCCTCCGGTGCGACCGCGAAGCTCGCGATCCCGTCCGCGTCCGCCATTCCGGCGGGTGTGCATCTGCGGTACCGGGTGCGGGCCTACGACGGTACGGACTACGGCAGTTGGACCGGCTACACCACGTTCGTGATGAACACCGGCCTGCCCGTCGCACCGACCGTCACCTGTGCCACGTACACCCAGAACGGCTGGACGGCCAAGGCCGGCGCCGCCGACACCTGCACCATCGACACCTCCTCCACGGACGGCGCGGGCTACTACTGGGGGCTGGACAACAGCAGCGTCCCGAACAAGAAGCTCGACACCACCAACGGCAACGGCGGCGACGCCGCCACCGTCTCCGTCGACCCGGCCAACGGCTGGCACACGCTCTACGCCCGCACCGTCGACTCCGGAGGAAACCTTTCCGCAGCCACCACCGCCTACAGCTTCGGCGTCGGCGCGGACGGTGCCGCGGTCCTCTCCCCGGCCGCCGGTGACACCACCGCCCGCCGCCTGACCCTCGCCGCCAAGGGGCTCACGACCTACACCGGCGTGACCTGGCAGTACCGGCGCGGCGAGACCGACACCTGGCACACCGTCCCGGTCGGTGACGTCACCGCCTCCGGCGCGGCCGTCTCCGCCTGGCCGGTCGCCGTCAGCTCCGGCACGGCCACCAAGTTGGTCTGGAACACGGTCAGTTCACTCTCCGAGGACGGCGCGATCCAGCTCCGTGCCGCCTTCACCGACGGCACGACCACCGGCTACTCGCAGACCGTCGAGGCCACCCTCGACCGCGACGCGGGCACCGCGCCGAGCGCCGAGGTCGGACCCGGTGAGGTCAACCAGCTCACCGGCGACTACACGCTGGACGCCACCGACGCGACCGCCTTCGACGCGACCGTGGACCGCACCTACTCCTCGCGCGCCAACTCCACCGACACCGAGGGCCAGGCCGAGATCTTCGGTTCCGGCTGGACGTCCTCCGTCACGGGCGCGGCGAGCGACTACACGCAGCTCCGCAAGACCTCGGACACCTCCGTGGAACTGCTCAGCGCGGACGGCAGCGCGATCGCCTTCACCGCGGCCTCGGGCAGTGCCTGGAAGCCGCAGAGCGGTGCCGAGGACCTGACCCTGAGCGGCACGCTGTCCGGCACGAAGTTCACGCTCACCGACACCGACGCCGACACCACCGTGTTCGCCAAGGCGGCGACGGCGGCCACGACCTGGACCCTGTCCTCCTCCGCCACCGCGGTCGACGACACCACGGTCACCACCGTCTCCGAGACGGTCACCTCCGGGACCACGACCCTGGCACGCCCGAAGTACGTGATCTCCCCGACCGGGGCGGTCACCGCGGCCACCTGCCAGGCGACGCCCGCCACCAAGGGCTGCCGGGTCCTGGAGTTCGTCTACGCGGACACCACCACGGCCACCGACTCCGCCCTCGGCGACTACAAGGGCCAGGTCAAGGCGGTCAAGCTGTGGGCCACCGACCCCGGCGCCTCGGCGGCGACCGCCGAGACCCTCGCCACCTACGCCTACGGCTCCTCCGGCAAGCTCCGCCAGGTCTGGGACCCGCGCATCAGCCCGGCGCTGAAGACGGAGTACACCTACGACTCCGACGGCCGCGTCGCCACCCTCACCAAGCCGGGTGAGCTGCCGTGGACCTTCACCTACGGCAAGGCCGGCTCCGCCCTGACCGCGGGCGCGGGCATGCTGCTCAAGACGTCCCGCCCGGCCCTGGCGGAGGGTTCGAACAGCACCACGTCCGGCACGGCGGCCACCACGGTCGTCTACGACGTCCCGCTCTCGGGCACCACCGCGCCGTACCAGATGGACGCCACCACGGTCGCCACCTGGGCGCAGGACGAGGCACCCACCGACGCCACCGCCGTCTTCCCGGCGGACAGCGTCCCGTCGTCCAGCACGGGCAGCGACCTCACGTCGTCCGCCTACGACCGCGCGACCATCACCTACGTCAACGCCAACGGCGAGGAGACCAACACCGCGAGCCCGGGCGGCTCGATCACCACGACCGAGTACGACACCTACGGCAACACGGTCAGCGAACTCACCGCCGCCAACCGTGAGTTGGCGCTCAGCAGCTCGGCCGACGCACTGGCGGACCTGGGGCTGACCGGCCTCTCCACGGTGGACCGCGCCCAGCGCCTCGCCACGGTCTCCGCGTACTCGGCGGACGGCACCCGCCTCACCGACAACTACGGCCCGCTGCACGAGATCACGCTCGCCGAGGAACTCACCGGTTCCACCACGGAGTCCACCCTCGCCGCGGGAACGGTGATCCCGGCCCGCGCACACACGGCGTACACCTACGACGAGAACAAGCCGTCCGACGCGGCGGTGTCCAACCTGGTCACCTCGACGGTGACGGGCGCGGCGGTCGACGGCTACGCGACGGACGCGGACACCGGCACGGTGACCACGACCTATGACTGGTCGACCGGCCAGGAGAAGGCGACCGGGGGCGGCGGCGCCACCGAACCGGTGACGACGTACGACGACGCGGGCCGGGTGGCCACCACCCGCACCGCCGGGTCCACGGGTTCGGACGCGGCCACGCTGACGTACACGTACTACAGCGCCTCGGCGATCGGCACCTGCGCCTCGACGGAGTGGGACGGCCTGCTGTGCCGCACCGCGCCGGCGGCGGCCATCACCGGTGGCGGGAGCAACCCCACCGAAGCGGTCGGCACCGTCTACACCTACGACCGCTGGGGCCGGATCGCGACCAAGGCGGAGACCGCGAACAGCGTCACCCGCACGACCACCAACACGGTGGACGCGGCGGGCCGTCCGACCAGGACGGCGGTCACCGGCGGCACGGGTGTGACAACCCCTGCCACGACCATCACCTACGACGAGGCCAACGGGCAGATCGCCACCCAGACGTCGAACAGCCAGACCATCGCGTACGGCTACGACGACCTGGGCCGCCAGACCTCCTACGCCGACGGCGCGGGCAACACGGCAACGACCGCCTACGACCTGCTGGACCGGCCGGTGAAGGCCACCGACTCGGTCCCGTCCACGGTGACCTACGCGTACAGCACCGCAGGGCGCCTGAAGACCCTGACCGACTCGGTCGCGGGCACCTTCACCGGGACGTACGACGCCGACGGCACGCTGGTCTCGGAGACCCTGCCGGGCAGCTACGCGCTCACCCTCACGACCGACCCCGCCGGCCAGGAGACCGGCCGCGCCTACACCACGTCGGACGGCACCACGGTCGTCTCCGACAGCGCCGGATACACGGTCGACGGCCACCAGGCCGGCCACACCCGGACCGACGGCTCGACCACCCAGACCGACTACACCTACGACAGCTCCGGCCGCCTCACGCTGGCCGCCGACACCACCGGCAGCGGCTGCACCACCCGGGCCTACACCTTCGACGCGAACAGCAACCGCACGGCCCTGACCACGAGTTCGGACGACTGCGACAGCAGCACCTCCGACACCACCGCGAACACCACGTCGTACACGTACGATTCGGCGAACCGTCTGGTCAACTCCGGCTACGTGTATGACGCGTTCGGCCGCACCACCACCAGCGGCAGCACGACCCTGGCGTACTACACCAACGACCTGGTCGCCTCGGAGACGGTCGGCACCAGCCGCAACACCTGGACCCTGGACGCCGCCGGACGCCTCGCCGTCCGGGCCGCCCAGACCCAGGGCACCGACAGCACCTGGACCACCGGCAGCAGCACGGTCAACCACTACGGCTGCGGTTGCGACAGCCCCACCTGGACCAAGACCGGTGACACCGTCAGCCGCAACGTCAAGGACCTGACCGGCGGCCTGACCGCCACCACCACGGCGACCGGCGCCACGGTCCTCCAACTCGCCGACATCCACGGCGACATCACCGTCCAGCAACCGCTGGACACCACCGTGGCCGGCACGGTCCAGCACTACGACGAGTACGGCAACGCACTCGACGACACCGCGTCGGTCACCTACGGCTGGCTCGGTTCCCAGCAGCGCTCCGGCGCCACGCTGAGCGGCTACACCCTCATGGGCGCGCGCGTCTACGATCCGGCCACCGGCCGGTTCCTCCAGAGCGACCCGGTGTACGGCGGGAACGCCAATCCCTACGCCTATCCGACCGACCCCGTCAATATGTACGACCTTGACGGAAGGATGGGTTTCTGGAAGTGGCTGGCGTGCATCGGCGCGATTCTGGGATTCATCCTCCAGTTCACTCCCGCCGGAATGACGGCGAAGCTCGTGACGGCAGTGCGGCTGGCCCGTGCGCGTGAGTGGGCGAAGATAGTCACCGCGTTCAAGAGGTTCTTCAGAGGACTTCGGGTCAAGAACTCGGCGCTGCGCACCATCGTCTACGCGATCATGGGAGTGAGCGCGATCAAGGAAGCCTGCTACTAG
- a CDS encoding NADH:flavin oxidoreductase, which yields MSTTAPASRAAEVLARPITLNGLTVPNRIVMAPMTRQFSPGGVPGEDVVGYYSRRAAAGVGLIVTEGTYVGHDSAGQSDRVPRFHGEEQLAGWAKVAEGVHAAGGTIVPQLWHIGMVREQGQPPYADAPAVGPSGLRIGSDEVTGTAMTQRDLDDVIGAFAEAAAAAERIGFDGVELHGAHGYLLDQFLYAGTNRRTDAYGGDPVARTKFAAEIVAAVRETVSPEFPIIFRYSQWKQDVYGARLAETPEELEAILTPLAAAGVDVFHASTRRYWLPEFEETGSDLNLAGWTKKLTGKQTITVGSVGLDGDFLKGFRGEGAPLKGIDDLLDSLERDEFDMVAVGRALLQDPEWAAKVLAGRVEELAPYDAAALRSLS from the coding sequence GTGTCTACGACCGCCCCCGCCTCCCGAGCGGCCGAAGTTCTCGCCCGTCCGATCACCCTCAACGGCCTGACCGTCCCGAACCGGATAGTGATGGCGCCGATGACCCGGCAGTTCTCGCCGGGCGGGGTGCCCGGTGAGGACGTGGTCGGCTACTACTCCCGGCGGGCCGCCGCCGGCGTGGGCCTGATCGTCACCGAGGGGACCTACGTCGGTCACGACTCGGCCGGGCAGAGCGACCGCGTCCCGCGCTTCCACGGCGAGGAGCAGCTCGCTGGCTGGGCGAAGGTCGCCGAGGGCGTGCACGCGGCGGGCGGCACGATCGTGCCGCAGCTCTGGCACATCGGCATGGTCCGCGAGCAGGGCCAGCCGCCGTACGCGGACGCCCCCGCCGTCGGCCCCTCCGGGCTGCGCATCGGCAGTGACGAGGTCACCGGTACGGCCATGACCCAGCGGGACCTGGACGACGTCATCGGCGCCTTCGCGGAGGCCGCGGCAGCCGCCGAGCGCATCGGCTTCGACGGCGTCGAACTGCACGGCGCGCACGGCTACCTCCTCGACCAGTTCCTGTACGCGGGCACCAACCGCCGTACGGACGCCTACGGCGGTGACCCGGTCGCCCGCACCAAGTTCGCGGCGGAGATCGTGGCGGCGGTCCGCGAGACCGTGTCCCCCGAATTCCCGATCATCTTCCGCTACTCGCAGTGGAAGCAGGACGTCTACGGCGCCCGTCTCGCCGAGACCCCGGAGGAGCTGGAGGCGATCCTGACCCCGCTCGCGGCGGCCGGCGTCGACGTCTTCCACGCCTCCACGCGCCGTTACTGGCTCCCCGAGTTCGAGGAGACCGGCTCCGACCTCAACCTCGCGGGCTGGACCAAGAAGCTCACCGGCAAGCAGACCATCACCGTCGGCTCGGTCGGCCTCGACGGCGACTTCCTCAAGGGCTTCCGCGGCGAGGGCGCTCCCCTCAAGGGCATCGACGACCTCCTCGACAGCCTGGAGCGCGACGAGTTCGACATGGTCGCGGTGGGCCGCGCGCTGCTCCAGGACCCGGAGTGGGCGGCGAAGGTCCTCGCGGGGCGGGTGGAGGAGCTGGCGCCGTACGACGCGGCGGCGCTGCGCTCGCTGAGCTGA